DNA from Streptomyces sp. NBC_01476:
GCAGGTCCGCCTCGGCGAACCGCGGGTCGCCCGGCGCCCCCGACTCCGGCACTTCGGCCGCGTACCGGCTCAGCCGCAGCAGGATCCGTACCTGGTGCCAGGGCGTGTCCTGCAGGTCCGCGGTCAGTTCGGCGCCGAGCGAGGCGCGCATGGCCTCGGCGTTGTACGGGTTCGCGGCGCGGTGCAGGGGCAGCGTGTCGGCGGCGTCGGTGAGCCGCCGGTACGCCTGCGTGGCCAGCGGCGGCAGCAGGGCGGCGGCCGGCCCGTCGGCGGTCGGGCTCAGCGGTACCTCGGAGGCCAGTACCGCGATGGAGTCGGCCAGGCCGTGGAAACGGGAGGAGCCCATCGCCTGGAGCGTGGCGGAGTGGGCCCGGGTGCGGGCCAGGGTGAGCTGCCGTTCCAGCAGGGCGGCGGCGCGGGCGGCGCCCAGGGCGAGCGGGCCCGAGCCGTTCGCCGCCGGCGGGGGCGGTTCGGGCAGGGCGCCGCCGAGTGCGTCGGCGCCGGCCAGTACGGGTTCGGGGGCGCCGGGCGCCGAGAGCCGGCGCAGCGCCTCCAGCAGCCTGGCCAGCCGCTCGATGTACTGCGGTTCACGGCCCAGCGTGGCCGACAGCCAGCCGAGTTCCGCGCGCAGCGGCTCCGACCAGGCGGGGTCGGTGAGCGGGGCGTACGTGTGCAGCACGCCGGCGATCCGCCGGGCGCTGCGCCGCAGCAGGGTGTCCGCGTCGGCCTCGCTCTCCCCACGCAGGCTGAGCCCGCGCAGAAAGGTGGTGGCCTGATCGCACAGGTAACCGGTGAGGACGTCCCCCGCGGTCCCGCTTCCCCCGCCGCGCCCGGAGGACCCCACGGGACCGGTGCCCTTCCGCCCGGCTCCCCCCGCGGCACCCTCCGGGACCCTGCCGCCCGCTGCGGCTTCCGGGTCCGTCCCGGGCGCCGGGGCGCCGGGGGCGGGTGCTGGACCGGCCGGGTGGTCGCCCGTTGCCGCTTCGCCGGTGGCCACCGTGTTGCTCCCCGTGTTGGTGTCGTCCGTGTGCTCGCGCGGGCCGTCCGGCGCGCCCCGGCCGCCCGCCGTCGCGGCGCCGGGCGGGTCGGAAGCGATGCCCGCGAGGGTGTCAGGTCGCTGCTGATGGGCCACGCCGGCGCCTCCGGGCGTCGATGAGCATCTCCTGGATGTTCCGCAGCGGCCGTCCGTCGGCGTCGGTGCTGTGGCGGGTCCAGTTGCCGTCGGCCGCCAGGTGCCAGGAGGACGTGGAGTCCGACATCCCGGTCTCCAGCAGGCGGCCGATGGTGGCGCGGTGCGTCGGGTCGGCGACCCTGACCAGCGCCTCGATGCGGCGGTCGAGGTTACGGTGCATCATGTCGGCGCTGCCGAGCCACACTTCGGGCTCGCCGCCGTTGCCGAAGACGAACACCCGGGAGTGTTCGAGGAAGCGCCCGAGGATGCTGCGCACCCGGATGTTCTCCGAGAGCCCCGGCACCCCCGGCCGTACCGCGCAGATCCCGCGGACCCAGATGTCCACCGGGACCCCGGCCTGCGAGGCACGGTAGAGCGCGTCGATGATCACCTCGTCGACGATCGAGTTGACCTTGATCCGTACGTACGCGGGCCGGCCGGCCTTGTGGTGGTCGATCTCCGCCACGATCCGCTGGATCAGCCCGTCCCGCAGGCTGCGCGGGGCGACCAGCAGCCGGTTGTACGCCTCACGCCGCGAGTAGCCGGAGAGCCGGTTGAACAGGTGCGACAGGTCCGCGCCCACCTGCGGGTCCGCGGTGAGCAGGCCCAGGTCCTCGTAGAGCCGGGCGGTCTTGGGGTGGTAGTTGCCGGTGCCGACGTGGCTGTAGCGCCGCAGCGTCTCGCCCTCCTGGCGGACCACCAGCGACAGCTTGCAGTGCGTCTTCAGGCCGACCAGCCCGTACACCACATGGCAGCCCGCCTCCTCCAGCTTGCGGGCCCACTTGATGTTGGCCTGCTCGTCGAAGCGCGCCTTGATCTCGACCAGCACCAGCACCTGCTTGCCCGCCTCGGCCGCGTCGATCAGCGCGTCCACGATCGGCGAGTCGCCGGAGGTGCGGTAGAGCGTCTGCTTGATCGCCAGCACGTCCGGGTCGGCGGCGGCCTGGTCGAGGAAGGACTGCACCGAGGTGGAGAAGGAGTCGTACGGGTGGTGCAGCAGCACGTCCCGCTCGCGCAGGGCGGCGAATATGTCCGGCGGGGACGCGGACTCGACCTCGGCGAGGTCGCGGTGGGTGCCGGCGATGAACCGCGGGAACTTCAGCTCGGGGCGGTCCAGGCCGGCGATGGCGAACAGACCGGTCAGATCGAGCGGCCCGGGCAGCGGATAGACCTCGGTGTGCTTCATCTTCAGCTCGTGCACCAGCAGGTCCAGCACCCGGGGGGCGATCGACTCCTCGACCTCAAGGCGTACCGGCGGCCCGAAGCGGCGCCGCATCAGCTCCTTCTCCAGGGCCTGCAGGAGGTTCTCCGCGTCGTCCTCCTCGACTTCCAGGTCCTCGTTCCTGGTGACCCGGAACATGTGGTGGTCGAGGACCTCCATCCCCGGGAAGAGCTCGTCGAGGTGGGCGGCGATCACGTCCTCCAGCGGCACGTACCGCTGCGGCCCGGCCTCCAGGAAGCGGAAGAGGATCGGCGGCACCTTCACCCGGGCGAAGTGCTCGTGCCCGGAGACCGGGTTGCGGACCACGACGGCGAGGTTCAGCGACAGGCCGGAGATGTACGGGAAGGGGTGCGCGGGGTCGACGGCCAGCGGGGTCAGCACCGGGAAGATCTGCTGCCGGAAGAGGGTGGCCAGCCGGGCCTGCTCCTTCTCCGTCAGGTCGCCCCAGCGGATCACATGGATGCCCTCGTCGGCGAGCTGCGGGGCCACGTCGTTCTGGAAGCAGGCGGCGTGCCGGGCCATGAGTTCGCGGGACCTGGTCAGGATTCCGTCCAGCACGTCACGCGGCTGGAGCCCTGCGGCCGAACGGGTGGCGACACCGGTCGCCATCCGGCGCTTGAGGCCGGCCACCCGCACCATGAAGAACTCATCGAGGTTGCTCGCGAATATCGCCAGGAAATTGGCGCGTTCCAGCAACGGGGTCGTCGGGTCCTCGGCGAGTTCGAGCACCCGCTCGTTGAAGGCGAGCCAGCTGCGCTCGCGGTCCAGGAAACGGCCCTGCGGCAGTTCGTCGCCGTACTCCTCACCGGCCGAGGCCAGGTCAGGGAGGTCGGGCGACAGGTCGGGCACGACGCGCGGCCGGAAAGCGACGTCGGCGGTGGGGTCCCCCTCGGGCGTGTGAGGCTGCGAGGGGACACTGGGGTGATTCGTCTGGGCCATGGTCTGCGAGCCCTCCTCCGGTTCCGGCACGTCGTACGACCGACCGGCGGCCTTTCCGAGGCGTCGCCCAGCCGTCGCTCCATTGTCCCGGGTGTCCGCCGATTCCGGCAGGTCGGGCGGGGGAGTGGGGGGAGGGGCAGCGGGCTGCATCCTGCGATGCTCGCAAGCACGATTGAATCGCCGGTAACGAGCGCATGGCCGTCAGGCAAGCGGGGTGCTTCCGGCAGGGGCGCCGGAACGCACCGTGCCCGCCCGTGGTACGCCCTGGTGGGGAGCCGTTCCCGGCGCCGCCACCAGGCCGGAAACGGCCGTTCCGTCGGCCGGCGGCGGACCGTGCCCGGCCGTTCCGCCGGCCGGCGGAAGACCGTGCCGGCCGCTGCGCAGGCCCGCGGGCGGACCCGGACGGCCGCGGGCTCGCCTGCCGCCGGCAGGCGATCGCGACCCGCTCGGTGGTCCGCCCCCCGGGGTCAGTTCTCGGTGCGGTACATCAGGTCGGTCTCGTGCACGGTGAAGCCCAGGCGTTCGTAGACGGCGACCGCGGGCGCGTTGTCGGCGTCCACGTAGAGCATCGCCGTGGTCAGGCCCCGGTCCCGGGCGAGGTGACGCAGGCCGATCGAGGTCAGCGCCTTGCCCAGCCCGCTGCCCTGCTCGCCGGGCGCGACCCCGACCACGTACACCTCGCCCAGGCCCTCCTCGGCGTGCACCTTCGTCCAGTGGTAGCCGGCCAGGACCGCGCCGCGGCAGGCGAGGAAGAAGCCGGCCGGGTCGAACCACGGCTCGGCCTCCCGGTCCTCCAGGTCACGCAGGGTGAGGCCGCCCTGTTCGGGGTGGTGGGCGAAGGCCGCGGCGTTGACCGCGAGCCAGGCGGCCTCGTCCTGGCCGGGGACGAAGGTGCGTACCGTGACGCCCTCCGGCAGCCGCGGCTCGGGCAGCCCGCTGAGCCGCGCGTCGAGCGGGCGGCGCATCTGGCGCAGCTCGCGGAAGAGCTTCAGCCGCAGGGTGACGGCGAGGTGGCGGGCCGCCGGGTGGCCGCCGTGCGCCCACACCCGCAGGCGCTTGCCGGTGGCGGTGAGCAGCTCCTCGCCCAGCGCCCGGCCGTGGCCCTGCGAGCGGCGGTCCGGGTGGATCAGGAACTCGGCGGCCGGTGCCTCCACCGGGTCGGTGCCGTCGATCTGGGCGTAGCCGGTCAGCTCGTCACCCGTGTCGCCGGGTGTCCACAGCAGCAGATGCCGTACGCCGGGGGCGCTGCCCCGCCGGATGTACAGCATTCCCTGCTCGGAGACCGCGGGCCGCCCGTCGGCGGCAGCGGCGGTCCTGATCAGCTCCACAACCGCCGCGGCGGCGCTCTGCTGGAGCTCGGACAGTGCCTCGATTCGCCGGTCGCTCATAGCGCGATCGTACGGCGCCGGCCGCCGGCTCCGGTGGTCGCCACCGGTGAAGCGGCCGTCAGGCGCTGATCGTCCCGTCGGCAGCCGAGCCCGCCGCTGACCCGGGCGCCGACCCGGCCTCTGACTCAGGCGCGGACTCGGCCGCCACCCGGGCCGCGGCCCGGCGCGATGTCACCGGGACGATCAGCGCGGACACGCCCGCGGTGGCGGCGGCGAGCGCGAAGCCGGGCCAGTACGCGGTCGCCGAGATGATCGCGGCCATGGCGGGCGGTACGACGGCGGCGGTCAGGTTCTGGCCGGTGTTGTGGACGCCGAGGGCGCGGCCGGACCAGGCGGGACCGGCCAGCTCGGCGGTGGAGGTGAAGGAGAGCCCGTTGGTGCTCGCGGTCAGCGCGATGGCCACGACCAGCAGGACCGCGGTGAGCGGTGAGGGGAAAGCGGTGGTCAGCGCGGTGGCGGCGACCACCGCGGAGGTCACCACGGCCAGCCGCCGCATCGGACGCAGCCGCTCGCCGATCCGGTCCGACCAGCGGCCGACCACGATGCGGGACACCGCGCCCAGCCCTTGGGCGACCGCGATCAGCTGCCCTGCGTGCACCGGCGACCAGCCGCGTACGTCCACCAGCAGCACCAGCGCGAACGCGCCCGCGGTGAACTGCGGCACCACCAGCAGGGCCGCCGAGCCGTGGATCCGCCACAGGGTGTGGTCACCGCGGTACGGATTGGGCGCGGGCCCGGCGGCGGCCCCCTTGGCGCGGGCCGGATCGGCGGCGAAGACCGCGATCAGTACCGCGATGACGCCGCAGAGCACCGCGAGGAAACCCATCGCCCCGGTCAGCCCGTGGGCGGCGGCCAGCGGTGGCATCGCCAGCGCGGCCAGCCCCATCCCCAGCGGCGTCGACGTCTGCCGGATCCCCATCGCGAGCCCCCGCTCCCGCGCGGCGAACCAGCCCATCACCAGCCGTCCGCTGGCCGAGTAGACCGAGGCCCCCGCGGCGCCGGCCAGCACCAGCAGGGCCCCGAAGGCGACCATCCCGTGCGCGCCCCACGCCGCCGCGGCCAGCGCGCCGGCCGCGGCTCCCAGCCCGAGCGCGATCACCACCCGCTCCCCCCACCGGTCGGCGGCGGCGCCCCACAGATAGAGCGCGAGCACCAGCCCCGCGGTGGGGCAGGCCACCAGCAGTCCCACCTGAGTCAGCGTCAACTGCTCCTGCTTGCGCAGGTCGTCGGCCAGATAGGGAATCCCGTAGACGAACGCGCAGGCCGCGGTCTGCGCGGCGGTCCCCAGCGCCAGCATCATCCAACGTCGCACAGCGGACGGCACCTCCTCGGTGGATGGTCCCACCAACTATGACCGAACATCCGGGGAGTGAGACAGCTTGTTCCGCATGCCGAGACGATGCGGGCTGGAGTCAGCGGTGGCGCGGGAGTTGCCCGCCTCCCCGCGCGGAGCGGAGCGGTCGCCCGGCGCGGCGGGCGACCGCCCATGCCGCCCCACCCCGGTGGTAACCGGGACTTAACCGGCAACCCCCTGTCGCGCTACGCGCGTTGACCCTATGCTGCCCAGCGCATGAACAGCTCTTGACCCGTACTTGACCCAAGGACCCGAGGGGACTCATGTCTCTGGCACGCAGAATCTCGGTGGGTGTGGCGAGCCTGGCGGCGGTCGGCACCCTGATCGCGGCCTGTCCCGCACCCGCCCACGGCCACGACGGACACGGCGGTCACGGCGGGGGCGGCAGCCACCAGGGCCACGGCCATCCCAAGCCGGACCCCGCCGTCGACCTCCAGCTCCTCGCCCTCAACGACTTCCACGGCAATCTGGAGCCGCCGGCCGGCTCCTCCGGAAGCGTCAACGAGCTCCAGCCGGACGGCACCGTCAAGGCGGTCGCGGCCGGCGGTGTCGAGTACCTCGCCTCCAGCCTGCGCACCGCCCGCAAGGGGCACGACCGTTCGCTCACCGTCGCGGCCGGCGACCTGGTGGGAGCGAGCCCGCTGCTGTCCGGCCTCTTCCACGACGAGCCCACCGTCGAGGCCATGAACAAGATCGGCCTGGACGTCACCAGTGTCGGCAACCACGAGTTCGACGAGGGCAAGGGCGAACTGCTGCGCCTGCAGAACGGCGGCTGCCACCCGGTCGACGGCTGCTACCAGCAGGGCAAGCCCTTCGACGGCGCCGACTACCCCTACCTGTCGGCGAACGTCATCAACGACAGGACCGGCCGCCCGCTCCTCCAGCCCTACACCGTGAAGAACGTCAAGGGCGTGAAGGTCGGCTTCATCGGCGTCACCCTCGAAGGAACCCCGGACATCGTGACCGCGGCCGGCGTCGCGGGCCTGAAGTTCCTCGACGAGGCCGAGACCGTCAACAAGTACACCAAGATCCTCAAAGCTCAGGGCGTCAACGCCGTGGTGGCCCTGATCCACGAGGGCGGCGTACCGGTCTCAGGGAACTACAACTACGACTGCGACGCGGGCGGCGCGGGCACCGGCATCTCCGGCTCGATCGTCGACATCGCCAAGAAGATCAGCCCGGACGTGGACGCCCTGGTCACCGGCCACACCCACAACAGCTACGTGTGCACCATTCCGGACCCGGCCGGCCGCCCCCGGCTGGTCAGCAGCGCCTCCTCCTTCGGCCGGCTCTACACCGAGCTGGACATGAAGTACGACCTGCGCACCCACGACATCGTGCGCACCTCGGTCAAGGGCAGCAACCACGTGGTGAACCGCGTGCAGCCCAAGGCCGCCGACATGACCGCGCTGATCGCCCGCTGGAGCACCCTGGCCGCGCCGGTGGCCGGCCGCACCATCGGATACATCAGCGGCGACATCGGCCGCGGCGAGGGCGAGACCCCGCTCGGCGACCTGATCGCCGATGCCCAGCTGGAGTACGGCAGGACCCTCGACCCTGACGTGCAGCTGGCTCTCACCAACCCCGGCGGCATCCGCACCGACCTGGTCTACCCGGCCACCGGCAGCGAGGGCGACGGTGTCGTCACCTATGCGGAAGGCTTCGCGGTGCAGCCGTTCAGCAACACCGTCAACCTCACCACGCTCACCGGCGCCCAGCTCATCACCGCGCTCCAGCAGCAGGTCAGCGGGGCCAACGCCGGCAACGCGGAGAAGATCCTGCAGATCTCGCAGGGCCTGACCTACACCCTGGACCGGACGAAGACCGGCGCCGACCAGGTCGTGGTCGGCTCGGTGGAACTCAACGGCACCCCGCTCGACCCGGCCGCCTCCTACCGCGTCGCGGAGAACAACTTCCTGGCCGGCGGCGGCGACGGCTTCACCGCGCTCGGGCAGGGCACCGACCCGCTGGTCGGCGGCGACGACCTGGCCGCCCTCGCCGCCTACCTGACCGCGCACTCCTCCGCGTCGGCGCCGCTCGCGCCGCCGGCCGCGAACCGGGTGACCGTCATCAGGTGATCGCCGGGTCGTCGGGCGGCGCGGTCGGCGCCCCCGGCAGCCGGAGGGTGGCCAGCGTGCCGCCCCCCGGCGCCGGGGTCAGCGTCACCTCGCCGCCCGACTGCTGCACGGTCCGCGCCACGATCGACAGGCCCAGCCCGCTGCCCGGCAGCGAGCGGGCGGTCGGCGAGCGCCAGAACCGCTCGAAGACATGCGGGAGTTCCTCGGCCGGGATGCCCGGACCGTGATCCCGTACGGTCAGCTGCCCGCCGGCCAGCCGTACCTCGATCTCCCCGCCGGGCGGCGAGAACTTCACCGCGTTGTCCAGCAGGTTGACGATCGCCCGCTCCAGCGCGGCGGCCTCGCCCCGTACGAACCAGGGCCGTACGTCCGCCACCAGCTTGAGATCCGGTCCGCGCAGCCTGGCCCGTTCCAGCGCGGTCCCGGTCACCTCGTGCAGCGGCACCACGTCCGGCGTGCGGACCGCGTCCGGGCGGGAGAGCTCCTGCAGGTCGCCGATGAGCGACGCCAGCTCGGTCATCTGCGCCTTCACCGAGGCGAGCAGCGCCCGCCGGTCCTCCGGCGGCAGCGCCCGCCCGGTCGCCTCGCTCCGCTCCAGCAGCTCGATATTGGTCCGCAGGGAGGTCAGCGGGGTGCGCAGTTCGTGCCCGGCGTCGGCGATCAGCTGCTGCTGCCGGTCCCGGGACGACGCCAGCGCGGCGGTCATCGCGTTGAAGGACGTGCTCAGCCGGGCGATCTCGTCGTGCCCCTCGACCGGGATCCGTACGTTCAGGTCCTCGGTGCGGGCGATGTGCTCGACGGTCCCGGTGAGCGTGTCCACCGGCCGCAGCCCGGCCCGGGCGATCCACAGGCCGGCCGACGCGGCCCCCAGCACACCGACGCCGGTCACCGCGAGCAGCACCCAGGCGAGGGTGTCCAGCGCGTGGTTGTTCTCGGTGAGCGGGCGGGCCACCGAAGCGGTGAAACCGATGGACCGCAGGTGGTCCTGGTAGGTGACCACCCGCATCGGCGTACCGTTCTGCGCCGTGGCGTCGTGCACGCTGATCCGGTCCCGGCCGTCGGCCACCGCGATGTCCGCGGCCGTCGCCGGGATCGGCGAATCGCCGAAGACCAGGCACACCTTCCCGTCGGGCGCGATCAGCCGGACGGTGTAGAAACTGGGCGCGACCTGCCCGCCCTGCGGGTTCGCCGGGCAGTTCTGGGCCGCCGCCACCAGCTGGGTCGGGTCGGGCCGTACCGCCTTCAGCGAGGAGTCGAGCTGGTTGGAGAGCTGGTTGCGGGTGATCAGCCAGCAGGCGAGCGCGGCCAGCGCCACCGCGACCGCCACCGCGGAGGCGGTCAGGATCGTCAGCCGGGACCGCAGGGGCAGGTTGTTCATGAATGCCCGCCGTCCGGGGCGCGCAGCACGTAGCCGACCCCCCGCACGGTGTGCACCACCCGCGGCATGCCGCCCGCCTCGGTCTTGCGGCGCAGATACATCACGTACACGTCCAGGGAGTTGGACGACGGCTCGAAGTCGAAGCCCCACACCGACTTGAGGATCTGCTCGCGGGTGAGCACCTGGCGCGGGTGGCTGAGGAAGAGCTCCAGCAGGGTGTACTCGGTACGGGTCAGCTCGACCGGCCGGCCGGCCCGGGTCACCTCACGGGTCGCGGCGTCCATCCGCAGGTCGCCGAAGGTGAGCGCGTGGTCCTGCTCGCTGCCGGCCGGCCCGGCCGCGTAGGAGCTGCGCCGCAGCAGGGCCCGCAGCCGGGCCAGCAGCTCGTCCAGCTCGAACGGCTTGACCAGGTAGTCGTCGGCGCCGGCGTCGAGCCCGGTGACGCGGTCGCCGACGGTGTCCCGCGCGGTGAGCATCAGGATCGGGGTGGTCACCCCGGCGGAGCGCAGCCGCCTGGCGGTGGTCAGCCCGTCCATCCGTGGCATCAGCACGTCCAGCACGATCGCGTCCGGGTGGTGCGCCGCCGCCTGCTCCAGCGCGGCCATGCCGTCCGCGGCCAGTTCGGTGTCGTACCCCTCGAAGGCGAGACTGCGGCGCAGCGCCTCCCGCACGGCGGGCTCGTCGTCCACGATCAGAATGCGGGCGGGTGCCTCGCCGCTCTCACCGGTGCTCATGGTGTCGGGTACCTCGCTGACGGACATCGGGCCGGACATCTCTGCTGTGCCCAGCCTCGCACGCCCCGGCCCCGGCGGGCAGGAGCCGCCGGGAGCCGGTACGAGGGGGCTCGCGCCGCCGGCCGGGTCAGAAGCCGCTGCCGAAGCCGCTGCTGTCGCCGCTGCTGTTCTGACCGTTGCCACTGTCGCTGTTTCCACTGCTGCCACCGCTGCCATTGCTGGTGTCGCCGGAACCGCCGGCCCGCAGGTTCGCGAGGTCGGACTTGACGGTGTTGATCGGGATCGCGAAGCCGAGGCCGACGCTGCCGGCGCTGGAGGAGCCGCTGCCCGAGGAGGAGTCGGCCGAGTACATCGCCGCGTTGATGCCGACGATCTGGCCGCTCATGTTGATCAGCGCGCCACCGGAGTTGCCCGGGTTGAGCGAGGCGTCGGTCTGGATCGCCTTGTAGGTGGTGGTGGAGCTGCCGGTGCTGCCGTTGTACTGGTTGCCGCCGAAGGAGAACGGCCACTGGTTGCCGTTGCCCTGCTGCGACTGGCTCTGGCCGTCCTCGACCGGCACCGTGACATCACGGTTCAGCGCAGAGACGATGCCGCTGGTGACCGTGCCGGCCAGGCCCTCGGGGGAGCCGATGGCCACCACCTGGTCGCCGATCACCAGCCCGGAGGAGTCGCCGAGGGTGGCCGCGGGCAGCCCGCTGGCCCCGTTCACCTTGATCAGCGCCAGGTCCTTCTGCGGATCGGTGCCGACCACCGATGCGGTGGCCGACTTGCCGTTGCTGTAGGTGACCTTGATGGTGTCCGACCCGGCCACCACGTGGTTGTTGGTGACGATCTGGCCATCGGCGGTGATGATCACGCCGCTGCCGATCGCCTCACCGGAGTTGGAGGTCGCGTCGATCTCCACGATGCTCGGGCTGACCGCCTTGGCCACCCCGGCCACGGTTCCGTTGAGCGCCGCGTTGACCGCGCCGGTCGCCGCGGCGGTGGTGGAGCTGTGGCTGTCCGACTGGTTGCCGATCAGCGCGCCCGCACCGCCGCCGATCACCCCGGCCGCGACCGCCACGGCCGCGAAGAGCGCGATCGGCCGCCCGGCCCGGCGCCGCTTGTGGGTGGGCGGCTCGGCGGGGGCGTACGGAGGGGGCGGCGGGAAACCGGTGGCCGAGGTGTCCCCCTCGGTGGCGGGGGGCGTCTGCGGGCCGAAATAGAGCGGTGGCTGCGGGTCGTGCGGGTCCTGGGGTTCGCCGCTGTAGCGGTTGCTCTCGGTCATGACAATGACTGTGCGCCCGGATCATGAGAGCTTCCTGAGCACACGCTGAGAAGCCCGACAGAAGTAGGTATGCCCGATGTAAGGAAGATCGGCCGGCGCCCTCGGCGCCGCCCCGGCGGGAGCTACGAAGCCGGGGTGTGGCACCCGCAGGAGTTCCGTACCACCAGCCGGGACGGGAAGGTGCGCAGCCGCTCCCGCCGGGCGCCGGGCACCCGCAGCGAGTC
Protein-coding regions in this window:
- a CDS encoding CHAD domain-containing protein, whose product is MGSSGRGGGSGTAGDVLTGYLCDQATTFLRGLSLRGESEADADTLLRRSARRIAGVLHTYAPLTDPAWSEPLRAELGWLSATLGREPQYIERLARLLEALRRLSAPGAPEPVLAGADALGGALPEPPPPAANGSGPLALGAARAAALLERQLTLARTRAHSATLQAMGSSRFHGLADSIAVLASEVPLSPTADGPAAALLPPLATQAYRRLTDAADTLPLHRAANPYNAEAMRASLGAELTADLQDTPWHQVRILLRLSRYAAEVPESGAPGDPRFAEADLLLRRHREAAESAAAVAAAARTPRIAPATAYALGVLHADQRHEVEAARFAFSLVWRQAALPAQAGPRAR
- a CDS encoding RNA degradosome polyphosphate kinase, translated to MAQTNHPSVPSQPHTPEGDPTADVAFRPRVVPDLSPDLPDLASAGEEYGDELPQGRFLDRERSWLAFNERVLELAEDPTTPLLERANFLAIFASNLDEFFMVRVAGLKRRMATGVATRSAAGLQPRDVLDGILTRSRELMARHAACFQNDVAPQLADEGIHVIRWGDLTEKEQARLATLFRQQIFPVLTPLAVDPAHPFPYISGLSLNLAVVVRNPVSGHEHFARVKVPPILFRFLEAGPQRYVPLEDVIAAHLDELFPGMEVLDHHMFRVTRNEDLEVEEDDAENLLQALEKELMRRRFGPPVRLEVEESIAPRVLDLLVHELKMKHTEVYPLPGPLDLTGLFAIAGLDRPELKFPRFIAGTHRDLAEVESASPPDIFAALRERDVLLHHPYDSFSTSVQSFLDQAAADPDVLAIKQTLYRTSGDSPIVDALIDAAEAGKQVLVLVEIKARFDEQANIKWARKLEEAGCHVVYGLVGLKTHCKLSLVVRQEGETLRRYSHVGTGNYHPKTARLYEDLGLLTADPQVGADLSHLFNRLSGYSRREAYNRLLVAPRSLRDGLIQRIVAEIDHHKAGRPAYVRIKVNSIVDEVIIDALYRASQAGVPVDIWVRGICAVRPGVPGLSENIRVRSILGRFLEHSRVFVFGNGGEPEVWLGSADMMHRNLDRRIEALVRVADPTHRATIGRLLETGMSDSTSSWHLAADGNWTRHSTDADGRPLRNIQEMLIDARRRRRGPSAAT
- the mshD gene encoding mycothiol synthase, with translation MSDRRIEALSELQQSAAAAVVELIRTAAAADGRPAVSEQGMLYIRRGSAPGVRHLLLWTPGDTGDELTGYAQIDGTDPVEAPAAEFLIHPDRRSQGHGRALGEELLTATGKRLRVWAHGGHPAARHLAVTLRLKLFRELRQMRRPLDARLSGLPEPRLPEGVTVRTFVPGQDEAAWLAVNAAAFAHHPEQGGLTLRDLEDREAEPWFDPAGFFLACRGAVLAGYHWTKVHAEEGLGEVYVVGVAPGEQGSGLGKALTSIGLRHLARDRGLTTAMLYVDADNAPAVAVYERLGFTVHETDLMYRTEN
- a CDS encoding MFS transporter — protein: MRRWMMLALGTAAQTAACAFVYGIPYLADDLRKQEQLTLTQVGLLVACPTAGLVLALYLWGAAADRWGERVVIALGLGAAAGALAAAAWGAHGMVAFGALLVLAGAAGASVYSASGRLVMGWFAARERGLAMGIRQTSTPLGMGLAALAMPPLAAAHGLTGAMGFLAVLCGVIAVLIAVFAADPARAKGAAAGPAPNPYRGDHTLWRIHGSAALLVVPQFTAGAFALVLLVDVRGWSPVHAGQLIAVAQGLGAVSRIVVGRWSDRIGERLRPMRRLAVVTSAVVAATALTTAFPSPLTAVLLVVAIALTASTNGLSFTSTAELAGPAWSGRALGVHNTGQNLTAAVVPPAMAAIISATAYWPGFALAAATAGVSALIVPVTSRRAAARVAAESAPESEAGSAPGSAAGSAADGTISA
- a CDS encoding bifunctional metallophosphatase/5'-nucleotidase; this encodes MSLARRISVGVASLAAVGTLIAACPAPAHGHDGHGGHGGGGSHQGHGHPKPDPAVDLQLLALNDFHGNLEPPAGSSGSVNELQPDGTVKAVAAGGVEYLASSLRTARKGHDRSLTVAAGDLVGASPLLSGLFHDEPTVEAMNKIGLDVTSVGNHEFDEGKGELLRLQNGGCHPVDGCYQQGKPFDGADYPYLSANVINDRTGRPLLQPYTVKNVKGVKVGFIGVTLEGTPDIVTAAGVAGLKFLDEAETVNKYTKILKAQGVNAVVALIHEGGVPVSGNYNYDCDAGGAGTGISGSIVDIAKKISPDVDALVTGHTHNSYVCTIPDPAGRPRLVSSASSFGRLYTELDMKYDLRTHDIVRTSVKGSNHVVNRVQPKAADMTALIARWSTLAAPVAGRTIGYISGDIGRGEGETPLGDLIADAQLEYGRTLDPDVQLALTNPGGIRTDLVYPATGSEGDGVVTYAEGFAVQPFSNTVNLTTLTGAQLITALQQQVSGANAGNAEKILQISQGLTYTLDRTKTGADQVVVGSVELNGTPLDPAASYRVAENNFLAGGGDGFTALGQGTDPLVGGDDLAALAAYLTAHSSASAPLAPPAANRVTVIR
- a CDS encoding sensor histidine kinase is translated as MNNLPLRSRLTILTASAVAVAVALAALACWLITRNQLSNQLDSSLKAVRPDPTQLVAAAQNCPANPQGGQVAPSFYTVRLIAPDGKVCLVFGDSPIPATAADIAVADGRDRISVHDATAQNGTPMRVVTYQDHLRSIGFTASVARPLTENNHALDTLAWVLLAVTGVGVLGAASAGLWIARAGLRPVDTLTGTVEHIARTEDLNVRIPVEGHDEIARLSTSFNAMTAALASSRDRQQQLIADAGHELRTPLTSLRTNIELLERSEATGRALPPEDRRALLASVKAQMTELASLIGDLQELSRPDAVRTPDVVPLHEVTGTALERARLRGPDLKLVADVRPWFVRGEAAALERAIVNLLDNAVKFSPPGGEIEVRLAGGQLTVRDHGPGIPAEELPHVFERFWRSPTARSLPGSGLGLSIVARTVQQSGGEVTLTPAPGGGTLATLRLPGAPTAPPDDPAIT
- a CDS encoding response regulator transcription factor, which codes for MSTGESGEAPARILIVDDEPAVREALRRSLAFEGYDTELAADGMAALEQAAAHHPDAIVLDVLMPRMDGLTTARRLRSAGVTTPILMLTARDTVGDRVTGLDAGADDYLVKPFELDELLARLRALLRRSSYAAGPAGSEQDHALTFGDLRMDAATREVTRAGRPVELTRTEYTLLELFLSHPRQVLTREQILKSVWGFDFEPSSNSLDVYVMYLRRKTEAGGMPRVVHTVRGVGYVLRAPDGGHS
- a CDS encoding S1C family serine protease, which encodes MTESNRYSGEPQDPHDPQPPLYFGPQTPPATEGDTSATGFPPPPPYAPAEPPTHKRRRAGRPIALFAAVAVAAGVIGGGAGALIGNQSDSHSSTTAAATGAVNAALNGTVAGVAKAVSPSIVEIDATSNSGEAIGSGVIITADGQIVTNNHVVAGSDTIKVTYSNGKSATASVVGTDPQKDLALIKVNGASGLPAATLGDSSGLVIGDQVVAIGSPEGLAGTVTSGIVSALNRDVTVPVEDGQSQSQQGNGNQWPFSFGGNQYNGSTGSSTTTYKAIQTDASLNPGNSGGALINMSGQIVGINAAMYSADSSSGSGSSSAGSVGLGFAIPINTVKSDLANLRAGGSGDTSNGSGGSSGNSDSGNGQNSSGDSSGFGSGF